The Arthrobacter sp. OAP107 DNA segment GCCGGCGCCGTCGACGTCCATGCCGACGGCACGGAAAAGCCGCGCGATCTCCCTGCCGATGGATCCGGTACCCACCACGAGGGCGCTTCGCCCGTGGATTTTGCGGGTGACCCGGTGCTGCCAGCGCTGTTGCTGCTGCAGCCTGAACGAGCCCGGTGCATCCTTGGCCATGTCCAGCACAAAACCCAGCGCGAACTCAGCGATCGCCCTGCTCAGCACGCCGCGGGAGTTTGTGTAGGTAATGTCGCTCGCCACCAGCCCGTCAAACATCAGCTGGCTGACTCCCGCCGCCGTGACATGGACCCACTTCAGGGACGAGGCGGCGCCCCAGTTCTCCCGCAAGGCCGGCGAGAACGAGTGCCACTGATACAGCACGTCTGCGCCGTCCAAGGCCTGCGCAAGTCCGTCGGCCTTGGTCAGCCTAACCTCCGCGAGCTCCTCGACCTCCGTCAGGCGGGGCGGCAGCGCCTCGCGGTAGAGTGCCGCGACAACGGGGCGTTTGCGTTCCCGGACCTTCATCGCGCCGATATCGCGGGCGTGCTGTCGGCGTAGTTCCCGGCAAGGGCATCGACAGAGGACAGCACAGCGGCGGTGAATTCCGACGTCGATGCGGTTCCCCCGACGTCACGGGTCCCGTGGCCCTCCCGGAGAGCGGATTCGAACGCGGCTTGCAGGTGGGCGGCGGCCTCGGGGTGGCCGAGGTGTTCAAGCATCATGGCGCCCGACCAGATCTGCCCCACAG contains these protein-coding regions:
- a CDS encoding D-2-hydroxyacid dehydrogenase, with protein sequence MKVRERKRPVVAALYREALPPRLTEVEELAEVRLTKADGLAQALDGADVLYQWHSFSPALRENWGAASSLKWVHVTAAGVSQLMFDGLVASDITYTNSRGVLSRAIAEFALGFVLDMAKDAPGSFRLQQQQRWQHRVTRKIHGRSALVVGTGSIGREIARLFRAVGMDVDGAGRTGRPGDEDFGRIHSSRHLGGVVHDYDYLVLTAPLTDETRGLVDVEVLAAMKASACLLNVGRGELVDTEALAEALASGAIAGAALDVVHPEPLPEGHALWGMENLIITPHMSGDTEGYLDDLGKLFVDNLKRYSSGEPLENVVDKALGFVPAPPED